gggagcactcctaagactaaataaatgtcaccagagaaaataaaatcacagcaaagaaagcagaccaacaaaatactaactaaaggcaaaaaaatataatcaactacccacaaaagcagttaaaggaaacacaaaagagcacagaataaaacaaccaacgtataaagaatagagaaggaggaataagaagggagagaaataaagaatcaccagacagtgtttataatagctcaataagtgagttaagttagacagtaagatactaaagaagataaccttgaacctttggtaaccacaaatctaaagccttcaatggcaataagtacatatctttcaatgtaaatggactgaatccaccaatcaaaagacacagagaaacagactggataaaaaagcaagacccacctatatgctgcttacaagagactcacctcaaactcaaagacatccatagactaaaagtcaagggatggaaaaagatatttcatgcaaacaacagggagagaaaagcaggtgttgcagtactagtatcagacaacatagacttcaaaacaaagaaagtaacaagggataaagaaggacattacataatgataaagggctcagtccaacaagaggatataaccattatacatatatatgcacccaacacaggagcaccgacatatgtgaaacaaatactaacagaactaaaggaggaaatggaatgcaatgcattcattttaggagacttcaacacaccactcactccaaaggatagatccaccagacagaaaataagtaaggacacagaggcactgaacaacacactagaacaggtggacctaatagacatttacagaactatAAATCCAAAAgccacaatttacaatagccaagacatggaagcatcctaagtgtctgtcagtagatgaatggataaagaagatgtgatatatatacacaatggaatattattcagccataagaagaaaacaaaccctaccatttgcaacaacatggatggagctagagggtattgtgctcagtgaaataagccaggtggagaaagacaagtaccaaatgatttcactcatctgtggagtataagaacaaagaataaactgaaggaacaaaacagcagcagaatcacagaacccaagaatggactaacagttaccaaagggaaagggactggggaggatgggtgggaagggcgggataagggtggggaagaagaaagggggccttacgattagcatgtataatgtaggggggcacggggagggctgtgcaacacagagaagacaagtagtgattctacaacatcttactacgctgatggacagtgactgtaatggggtttgtgcaggggacttggtgaaggggggaccctagtaaacataagttcttcatgtaattgtagattaatgacaacaaaataaaaaatgtctgttgtttagtgtagccaccttcattaatgatctcaGATCATCTGGATAACTTGCTGTGGCTTCTACATCAGTGCTTACTAGTCACCCTGCACTTTGGTGTTGTATAAAATGGCTtatttccttaaacctcatgaaccagcctctgctagcttccaacttttcttctgcagccttgtCACCTCTCTCGGCCTTCAGGGAACTGAAGAGAatcagggccttgctctggatgagACTGTGGTTCAAGGGAATGTAGGGCTGGCTTGATCTTCTACCCAGACCACCGAAACTTTCTCCTTATCAGCCACGAggttgtttcactttcttatcattcatgtgttcactggaggagCACTTTTTAATTTCCATCAGGAGCTTCTCCTTTGTATCCACAACTTGGCTAACTTTAGTGCAAAAGGCCTGGCTTTTGGCCTATCTTGGCTTTCAGCCTTCCTTGATAAGCCTAggcatttctagcttttgatttaaagtgagagaaatgGGATTCTTCTTTTCCTGTGGACACATAGAGGCTGTTGCAGTGCTATTAAGTGGCCTGATTTcagtattgttgtgtctcagagATGCctgaggagaagaagagagagaggaaatggatagtcagtggagcagtcagaacaaacccaatatttattgattaagttTGCTTGTTTATATGGCAAGGTTCATGGCACcccaaacaattacaatagtaagaTCAAGGATTGcatgatcacagatcaccatgaaAAGTACTGtaacaatgaaaaagtttgaaatattgtgagaattaccaaaatgtgacacagagacatgaagtgagcaaatgctcttGGAAAAGGGGCACTAATAGATTTGCTCCACCTACCATTGTgaaaaaccttcaatttgtaaaaagtgAAGTATCCAGAAAGTGCAATACAGTGAAGTGCAACAGAAAAGGGTtgcactttctttcctttactacATTGTTTACGTGTTGGTGGAGGTGGTGAGTGTTCTCAGGACACATGTCAGTGAGACCCCTCTCTctttatatgcacatatatacaaaGAGTAGGTAGCTGCTATACTGATTGTGTCGTATTTGACAGTTAAATGTATTCCCCAGTGCTTCCTTTTGCTTTATTCCCAAGACCTGGGGAAGGAGGAGTCCAGCTGGGCTCTGTCAGTTTCCACACTTACATGTCTTCCTCAGTCAACTGTGGTCTGCCTTGCACCTTCCCTCCACTGGACCTGTTTGGGCAAAGACCACTAATTACCATGACATTACTAAAGCAGCTTCTTGTCAATTCTCCCCTGATcaggaaaatgtgacccatgcacaggaaaaaaaagcacacaatagAAACTGTGCAGGTCCTGCTGTTGGGCTTAGCAGACAAACACTTCAAAGAAGCTGCATAAATATGTTCAGAGAATAAAAGGAAACCATGTAGGAAGAATTAAGGAAGGCATGACAAGGTCACATTAGATACAGAAGATCaaagacagaaattatttttaaaagaactaaatggaaatgttgtaattagaaatataataattgaaatgtgaAAGGCACTAGAAGGACTGAACCATATAAATGAACCAGAGGAGAAACAACTAGTGAACTTGCACACAGACTGATAGAAATTAAGCAATCTgtagaacagagaggaaaagaatgacaaaaaatgAACAGATCGCCAGAGATATATGGAACCAACAGCATTAAACATATCAAGGTGTGCACAATGGGAAActagaagaggagaggaagaacGGACAGAAGAAAGAGGTCCCAGCCTTCAGCTTTGTGGGCATGTACCTCACAAGGTTCGATGGAAAAGCCTGTTCTAGCCCAGAATGTGGTGCCCACCCGCACCTCAGCCTCACTGGGTGCAGCCCCCTCCAGAACAGCTCTCCTCAGACACCTACATAGACGCCAGGACCAGCAACTTGGACATGACTGGGGCGGGACGGGGGTGTTAAGGCAACGCCTGTGTCTGAGCTGCTCCTTGCCACTAGGAGCCTCTCACGGTCTTCTCTTCATGGTGCATTTGACGTCCTCAGTAGATCTTGAAATCATGTTTTTTTCATGTATATTGTCTTTGTGTTGTTATTTAAGGCTGTGGAGTAAATCTATTTCCTACTACTCCATTTTAACTAGAAACCAGCATGCCTTCTTTATCAACACAGAAAAAGTGAATGATTGAATGCCTAATAGCAGTTTTGTGAGGCACTGAGCACActagtatattttcatattgattctgtattttttcttacattttgagACAGTGAACCTGAGTTCCGGCAGAGAATAAGACATGAGCCCTATGGTCTCTCTGGCTAAATGCCTGGGAAGCTATTTGGGCGAAACTGACAAGTGATTCTAAAACTCACGTGGCAGTTCCCACTATAGTGCTGGATTTGCTGGCCAGACCGTGACCATTTGAATATCAGAAAGAATCTCAACTTTAATGTGTTGGGACAAATGCAGTCTACGGAAATCCTTTCATATTCATAATGAGACTCAAGAAGCAAAATGTTGTATTCGGCAAGCAAAAGATAGTTATAGTATAAAAGGGTGGCTGAAACGAGACAAGTGTGACTTTTAAGGTAGCTTTATTTCATAGGGATTTAGATATACAAGAGTTTTCCACAGCCAGATGTGCCAAACAGAGACCTGGAAAGCTAATGTGACCCACACTATGTCTATGTGTCTGCAGTGAGGCCAAGACGTCCAGACCTGATGGGGGCAGGAGTTGTGCTGACATCACATATCACATGTAGCTTGTCACACAGGGCAGTCATGGAGCACAAAACCACCTGCCAGGGCCAGGAAGACAGTGAGCCCCTGGCAAGAAGCTCCCCAAGGAATAGGCTGGGTGCGTGGGCCTGAACGTCCTGGGCATTGCCATCAGACCCAGGTCCGAAAAATCAGACGGTGGGTAGCTCAGAATGGCGACACTTCTGGTTGCTAAGGGTAGTTTTCCTTTTCAAGACTACTCAATGAATGAAGCCCctgataaatatgaaataaaatggaaaagatgaaaaggCAACCATACCTATGAAACCAAGAATCTTACAGCAGGTTCAAGTATGATGCAGCATGTGTGTCATCACTGTGACAATTTGCCCATGTTTTATTGCTTCTGTGGCCTGAGACACTTAAACATACACATTTAAATGCACCTGTATTTGTGCTTTAGCAAACAGTGGGATTTGATAAAATGagtctaagaaatattttaatagtgaAGAGAAATGAATGTGCGAATGGTTATTCTATTACTGTGCAAGCATTGCTTCAAGGCTTAGCAAACGTTTAAGGTTGATGAATCACTTTTAAATAAAGTACAAAGAGTGACCACTTTTGACATATGGAGCCCTTTGGACAACCATGAGGGGGATTTCTCAGGCTGCGGTCCCATTGCTTCTGAAGTTCAGGCCTTTTGCATCCTCTTCATGAGTCACTTGGTGAAGAACAGCAAGAGTTTTCTAAGGGATGCTTTGAATTCCTTGTTTCTCAGGGTGTAAATAAGGGGGTTGAGACTGGGAGTCACAATGGTATACAGAACGGCAATAGCCTTGTCCAGGAGCCCAGCAGACCCCAGGCCCGGGCGGATGTAGGTGTAGAGGACGGTGGAGTAGTACACGGAGACCACCacgaggtgggaggagcaggtggagaaggccctCCGCTTGCCCTCTGCTGAGCGGATACGCAGGATGCTGGCGATGATGAAGCCGTAGGAAGTCATGGTGAGCAGGAAGTTCATCCCAGAGCAGAATATGTCAGCGACCATGGTCGTCACATTGTTAATGAAAGtcgggctgcaggagagcagcagcACCGGTGGGATCTCACAGAAGAAGTGTGCAATTATATGGGGGCCGCAGAAGGACAGACGCAGCACCAGGCCCGTGAGCACTAAGGCAGTGAGTGTCCCTGTGGTCCACACGAAGATGGCCAGGGAGAGGCAGACCCTCCCGCTCATCAGGGCGCCATAATGCAGAGGGCGGCAGATGGCCAGGTAGCGGTCGTAGGCCATGGCGGTGAAGAGAAGCAGCTCCGAGCTCAGCGACCAGGTGAAGAAGAACATCTGGCTGAGGCAGCCCCAGAAGGTGATGGTGCTCTCACCGACCAGGCTCTGCAGGACCTTGGGGAGGATGGACAGGGTGCAGATCATGTCCAGCATGGCCAGGTTGaccaggaagaagtacatgggggtgtggaggttgGGGCTGCAGCGGATGGCGGCAATAATCAGCCCATTGCCAGCTAGGGCCACGGCAAACAGGGCCAAGAAGAGACAGAAGAGGGCAGCCCGGAGCCAGGGGTCGTCGGTGAAGCTCTGCAGGGTGAAGAGGGTCACAGCGGTCTGGTTCCCAGACGCCATGGGGAACAGCGGATTGCGTCTGCAGGGACCCCCTTCTTCCTTGTAAGGAATGAGTGGATTTTATTTATaactgaaaaactaaaaataattgatTACATTTAATGAGCATTCACTctggaaaggaaaacaatgacATTAATGTTTTGATTTATAGTAAAATGTACTTGGATCATTGACTTAAAGAAACAGCAACCTCCAGACTGTTTACCAAACTGGCTTCACCactttacatgcccaccagcagcgCACGAGGGCCCCATATCCTCCACATGCACACCAACACGTATGACCTCTTGTCCTTTTGATGACGGCTGTTCTAACAGGCGTGAGGCGGTATTTCCTTGTggctttgatctgcatttccctgatgactagtgatgtggagcactttGCATCATGGCCACCTGTAGGACTTCtctgagaaaatgtattttcaggtcctttgcccatttttaaattggaacaTTTGGGAGGTTTTGCTGTTgtgttgtgtgagttctttatatattttatatattatccccttgtcagatatatgttttCCAATTATTCTCCCCTCCCACAGGCTGCCTTTATATTTTGGTTATGGTGTCTGTTCCTGTGCAGAGGCTTCAGTGAAAGGAATCACAGCCTGCCCACAGGTATACAGGGAAGCATCTTAGGTCACTGATAATATTGATGTTTCTAagaacccccccaaaaaaacacaagaaaagggCACGAGGGTGACGAGCTGCTATTGAGGGGTTCACACTCCTGAGCCCTGTAAGGTATTTGATTTTAACCCCAGGTTACAGGCTCTGgaccagcagggtgtccaggTAAGTCCAGGCCCCAAGGTGAACAGGCCCAGGTCGGGAGCCTCCACCCACCCTACACAAGGGGCAGAGAAAGGTGATGCCCGGCTCATTCATGTCGGGAAGATTGTCCTGCAATGGGCACAGCCTGAAGGGGACACTAAGAGAGATGGGACCATGGTGGCAAGATGAGCTCAAAGGAGAGTCAGGCCCAGGCCCTAGAAAGACATGGCCAGACCCACTTCCAGGGCCAGCAGGGGTTTAGGAGGAATTTCCATCCTGAAGGTAAGAGGTGCTGAGCTCATTTGCAGACTGGGGTCTCCTTGGGCTGTTGGGACACGGAGCTGGCACAGACCCCAGAGCCATATGAGCTACCAGGGGCTCTGCACTCACCATTCTCAACCCCACCAAGGACAAGCCCTTCTCAGGAGCTGGCCCAGGGCATGCAGGCAAACATCCCGACCagaatgccaggcactgtccacAGTGCCTCCAGGGCATACAGCTCTGCATGCTGGGAGAGGATCCCTGGCTTGCTGAGCGCCCTGTCCTGCAGGGCCCAGCCTCAGGGAGCCtcctcccagaatgaatgcatttagcACAGGCCACTTAAATAGACAGGTGAGTCCCGGCAGCCTGCCTCGGGATTGCAGCTGCAGCCAAGCGGGTGTGCACGCCTGCTGGGAAGTCCTCTGACTTAGTACTAGGGGCCAGGTGGGTGACGCCCACCCTCAGTGTGAGAGCAACGAGGTCCTCACCTGTCACACGGGGGGTGCGCAACAGAAGTTGGTGAATGTGAATTCAGTCACCATGGGGAGCAATGACAGCAGTGGCCGTGCAGAGAGAGCAGTCACTGGTTGCTTCCTGCAGGGTTGCTCCCAGATGCCAGAGAGTGGCAGACGGTTCACTGCCCTGGGCCAGGGGGCATTTGGAACATACGCATGAGCTCCCAGCAGCCTTCCCACATTCACCCCCTCAAACCGGGAACATCCTGGGTCGGTGCATGTGGAACAAGAAATGCCCCCAAAATAAACAGACTTCAGACGCCACTTCAACCTTCTCTGTTGCTCCCTCTCCATAAGAGCTGCGAATAAATAATTGTGCAACTGTAACCTCAGCGTGCCATTCTGCAGCTCTCCTCTCTCATGTCAGAGCAAAAAACAAAGTGTGTCAGAAGAAACAAGCAGCCAGGTCCAGCCCACACCAGGGCCTCTTCCAGGAATGGCTCCTTCATTCAGTTGTTTTCCACCTGCCAAGCCCACAGGGGCCGCAGGCCAGTTGCCTCCTGCTCCCACAGAGGCCGTGCAGACTGCCCGCAACAAACAGCCAATTGGTCTCCACACAGATCTCAGCTAGGTTACTGGTCAGAGGCCGAGTCATTTATTTGCACCCCCTGAGCCCCATGTGTGCCCAGATCAGCGTAGCCAAGTAGCAGCAAAAATACTGAGcactcagttaaatttgaattttaagcaAACAGTGAGTTAATTATTAGTGCATGACTGAAGTACTGCGTGGGAAATTCTTATAGTGAACGGTACTTATTGATccaaaattcagatttaactgggcACCCATATTTCCTCTGGCAGCCCTAGCCCAGACTCGACCAGGGCCAGTAGCAACCGGAGGAATGCCTAGCTCAG
The genomic region above belongs to Manis javanica isolate MJ-LG chromosome 7, MJ_LKY, whole genome shotgun sequence and contains:
- the LOC140850319 gene encoding olfactory receptor 13A1-like, whose protein sequence is MASGNQTAVTLFTLQSFTDDPWLRAALFCLFLALFAVALAGNGLIIAAIRCSPNLHTPMYFFLVNLAMLDMICTLSILPKVLQSLVGESTITFWGCLSQMFFFTWSLSSELLLFTAMAYDRYLAICRPLHYGALMSGRVCLSLAIFVWTTGTLTALVLTGLVLRLSFCGPHIIAHFFCEIPPVLLLSCSPTFINNVTTMVADIFCSGMNFLLTMTSYGFIIASILRIRSAEGKRRAFSTCSSHLVVVSVYYSTVLYTYIRPGLGSAGLLDKAIAVLYTIVTPSLNPLIYTLRNKEFKASLRKLLLFFTK